A single uncultured Methanolobus sp. DNA region contains:
- a CDS encoding DUF166 domain-containing protein, producing the protein MTTIGVITRGKYGNRLIETILSKTDLKVVQTAVPELLPDFIDEPEDFLENLKIDTSVFDSSIVITYSLHPDLTVAIAHMAGKAGVKALIIPGGASKAPVVELQGIAKKYGMLIEVEDICCTLEAKPETEELCKYLSIPELEVDFDKGIISSVKVLCGAPCGSTWHMAKDLVGTKVEDAPAKAGLLIQQYPCRAVRGGMGGIHESGDIHKKAVEDAIKRKTEN; encoded by the coding sequence ACGGAAACAGGCTAATTGAGACCATCCTCTCAAAAACTGACCTGAAAGTAGTTCAGACAGCAGTACCTGAACTGCTGCCGGATTTCATAGATGAGCCGGAGGATTTTCTTGAAAATCTCAAGATAGATACATCCGTATTTGATTCCAGCATAGTGATAACTTACTCACTTCATCCTGACCTTACAGTTGCAATAGCACATATGGCAGGAAAAGCAGGAGTGAAAGCCCTGATAATTCCCGGAGGAGCTTCAAAAGCACCGGTTGTAGAACTCCAGGGAATCGCAAAAAAATACGGAATGCTCATAGAAGTGGAAGATATTTGCTGCACCCTTGAAGCAAAACCTGAAACTGAAGAACTCTGCAAATACCTGTCAATACCTGAACTTGAAGTTGACTTCGATAAAGGTATAATAAGTTCGGTCAAAGTATTATGCGGGGCGCCCTGTGGAAGCACATGGCACATGGCAAAAGATCTTGTGGGAACTAAAGTGGAAGATGCTCCTGCAAAAGCCGGACTCCTCATACAGCAATACCCATGCAGGGCTGTCAGGGGCGGAATGGGAGGCATCCACGAATCCGGCGACATACACAAAAAGGCCGTGGAAGATGCCATCAAAAGAAAGACTGAAAACTGA
- the polX gene encoding DNA polymerase/3'-5' exonuclease PolX — protein sequence MDNTQIAEKFNHMARMLEFKGESQFKTRAYTNAARTIKGLDEELLVLHKEGSIEDIPGIGKILKSKVVEMLETGTFEAYERTQDEIPAGIIEIMNIPGIGPKTARLFYEKLGVQTVDELSRAAREHRIRRLPRMGEKQEEKILRSIVRQKEDKDHGRHPYVLAKDIAVEIMEYLKQDTDIEKVAIAGSLRRKQDTVGDIDLIAISEKPEKAISYFTGMEKVEEVLESGTTKAAIIYHGNFHVDLRVVSRDSYGSMLQHFTGSKEHNIHLRKLALSKGYSLNEYGMTDEDSGKLTKFSGEEELYKNLGLEYLPPEIREDRGEVQAALMGKLPELIERKDIKGDLHVHSNWSDGANTMEELADAAILRGYEYIAITDHSHSTGVANGLSDKRLLEHINAIDKLNEKYDEIRILSGTECDIKADGKLDYSNDLLERLDIVVVAVHAGLDQDRKKMTKRITSALENEHVDIMAHPTGRKFGKRPPYDVDMETVIQAAKDNEKVLEINSSPWRLDLNDINAKRAKEYGVMLAINTDTHTIDHLDNIAYGINVARRAWVEPDDVLNTMNLKQICSRLDIPKE from the coding sequence ATGGACAATACCCAGATAGCTGAGAAGTTCAACCACATGGCACGAATGCTTGAATTCAAAGGCGAAAGCCAGTTCAAGACACGAGCCTACACAAATGCGGCACGCACCATCAAAGGACTTGACGAGGAACTTCTGGTACTACACAAAGAAGGAAGTATCGAAGACATTCCCGGCATTGGAAAGATTCTTAAAAGCAAGGTAGTGGAAATGCTTGAAACCGGAACCTTTGAAGCTTATGAGAGAACACAGGATGAGATTCCCGCAGGAATAATTGAGATAATGAATATCCCTGGAATCGGCCCTAAAACTGCAAGGCTGTTCTATGAAAAACTCGGTGTGCAGACCGTTGATGAACTCAGCAGGGCTGCAAGGGAACACCGAATTAGAAGACTTCCACGCATGGGAGAAAAGCAGGAAGAAAAAATACTGCGTTCCATTGTACGACAGAAAGAGGATAAAGACCACGGAAGACATCCTTATGTGCTGGCAAAGGACATAGCCGTGGAAATCATGGAATACCTGAAGCAAGATACCGATATTGAAAAAGTGGCAATTGCCGGAAGTCTTCGAAGAAAACAGGATACGGTTGGAGATATTGACCTTATAGCGATCTCCGAAAAACCTGAGAAAGCGATCAGCTATTTTACCGGAATGGAAAAGGTGGAAGAGGTACTGGAATCAGGAACAACTAAAGCAGCCATAATCTACCACGGAAATTTCCATGTTGATCTCAGGGTTGTAAGCAGGGATTCCTATGGTTCCATGCTGCAACATTTCACAGGCTCAAAGGAACACAACATCCATCTTAGAAAGCTAGCACTCTCAAAGGGATACAGTCTGAATGAATATGGGATGACTGATGAGGATTCAGGCAAACTTACAAAGTTCAGCGGTGAAGAAGAACTATATAAGAATCTCGGACTTGAATACCTGCCACCTGAAATAAGAGAGGACAGAGGAGAAGTCCAGGCAGCCCTCATGGGAAAACTTCCGGAGCTTATCGAAAGAAAGGACATCAAAGGCGACCTGCATGTACACTCAAACTGGAGTGACGGTGCCAACACAATGGAAGAGCTTGCAGATGCTGCTATTTTGAGAGGATATGAGTACATTGCGATCACCGACCATTCGCACTCAACAGGTGTGGCCAACGGCCTGTCGGATAAGAGGTTGCTGGAACATATCAATGCTATTGATAAACTCAATGAGAAATATGATGAGATAAGAATCCTTTCGGGAACCGAATGCGATATTAAGGCTGACGGAAAGCTCGATTACAGTAACGACCTGCTGGAACGTCTTGATATTGTGGTTGTTGCGGTTCATGCGGGACTTGACCAGGACAGGAAGAAGATGACTAAAAGAATCACTTCTGCCCTTGAGAACGAACATGTGGATATAATGGCACACCCAACCGGCAGGAAGTTCGGAAAGCGGCCGCCTTACGATGTTGATATGGAAACTGTCATTCAGGCTGCAAAGGACAATGAAAAGGTTCTTGAAATTAACTCATCTCCGTGGAGACTTGACCTGAACGACATTAATGCAAAGCGGGCAAAGGAATATGGCGTGATGCTTGCTATCAATACGGACACTCATACCATTGACCATCTGGACAATATCGCATACGGAATAAATGTGGCAAGAAGGGCATGGGTTGAACCGGATGATGTCCTTAACACAATGAACCTGAAACAAATTTGTTCCAGACTGGATATTCCTAAAGAATGA